GCGTTCATAATTTTATCACTTGGCTCCATTGACACACACCCTCTAATTGGTTAGTTCTCCTTCCTAAATACATTGCCCACACTCCTTCGCTATGTGTTTACTTTTAGTAAATAATATGACCACAGTATATATAAAAATTTCCTTTTTTCCAGGCCCATAATTGGATATTGAAGTTTTTTCATGGCTATTAATCCTCGACTTTTGACTGAATCCAAAAACTATATATATACTTAAAGTAAATCAACTGTGAATACAACTTGAGGTGTGTGCGTATGGGAAAGAAACCCCTGAGCATTGCCATGGTTTTTGTTCTTGTACTCGCCGTTGTTGCGGCGGGGTGCATTTCGGGAGGAGGAACCTCCACAACCCAAACAAGCACATCCAGCTCCGGACAGGCAACCACGACCAGTCAGACAACCACCACATCCCAGAAGCCTGTTGAAGTAGTTATTTACGGACAGTGGGGTGGGGTGGAGGGCCAGAACTTTGAGAGCGCTCTCAAGGTGTACGAGCAGGAGCACCCAAACGTCAAGATAAAGTATGTTGTGCAGTCAAAACTTAGAGATTCCGTTCTCACAGAACTCGCAACAGGCTCGCCATCCTTTGATATCGCAATTCTGCCGTGGCCGGCCCTTATAAAGGAACTTGGCCAGAAAGGACAGCTTGAACCCATGAATAACGTTGTTAACGCTTACAACGGAGAGATTCAAAAGGACCTCCTCAACATGGTCACCGTTGGAAACACATACTATGCAGTTCCAATTAAAGCCTGGGCCAAGCCAGGGATATGGTACAACGTCCACGACTTTGAGAAGTACAACTTGGAGCCACCCAAGACCCTAGACCAGCTCAAACAGGATTGTAAAATTTTCAAGGAAAACGGGATACAGCCCATGGCCAGTGGTGCCGCCGACAAGTGGCCACTTTCCGACATCTTTGAAGCGGTTCTTATTAGGGTTGGTGGACCCCAGCTCCACAACGACCTCATGCTTCACAAGGTCAAGTGGACAGACCCGCGCGTTCTTGAGGCTTTCAAGATACTCCGCGACCTCATAAAGGAGGGCTGCTACGGCAATCCCCAGACTGCTATAGGTGAGAAGTGGGAGGCGCAGGTCCCGAGGCTCGCCAACGGCCAGGTAGCCATGTACTTCATGGGGAACTGGATTGTCCTCATGCTTGAGAAGGAAGGAGCCAAACCCGGAACTGACTTTGGACTAATACCGTTCCCGGTCATAAACCAGAGCGCCAAGTTCGCCATTGTCGCCGGTGGAGACTGGGTCGTCATTCCGAAGAACGCTCCCCACAAAGAGGCGGCTATGGAGCTGGCAAAGTGGCTAGCCGGACCTCAGTACCAGGGGATCATGGTGAAGAAGAAGGGCTACCTCGCCCCGAACCTTAAGGTTCCCCTTAGTGCTTATGACCCAACGGACGCCAAGGTCGTTGAGTGGATGAAGGAGTACGGCATTGTGCCGGACCTTGACGACAATGCACCGCCAGGATTCCAGCCCATAATCTGGAACAAGCTCTTCGAGTTCTGGGCCAACCCGGACAACTACAAGCAGATAGCTGAACAGCTCGAACAATACGCGGAGCAGTACTACAAGTCATGAGGTGTTTGAGGATGGGCGGAAGAAGATGGCTGACGAAGGATTTCTTTATTCTAATGATGCCCGCCTTCATTCTTCTTTTAATTTTCATAATCTATCCCCTGTTCAACACGTTCTATCTCGGCTTCACCCACTGGGATGGAATGACCGCCCCCAAGTTCGCGGGGATTGCAAACTACAAGGAAATGATTCACGACCCTCTCTTCTGGACATCGATTAAGAACAACCTGTTCATATTCGTGGTATTCCTACCCTTGGTTACTCTCATCGGCCTTGGTTTCGCAGTCCTGCTCCACAACAAGGAGGTGTTCGGAAGGAACGTTCTCCGCGGTCTTGTAATGCTCGGTATGGTAATGCCCATGACGGTGG
The DNA window shown above is from Thermococcus sp. and carries:
- a CDS encoding extracellular solute-binding protein, with translation MGKKPLSIAMVFVLVLAVVAAGCISGGGTSTTQTSTSSSGQATTTSQTTTTSQKPVEVVIYGQWGGVEGQNFESALKVYEQEHPNVKIKYVVQSKLRDSVLTELATGSPSFDIAILPWPALIKELGQKGQLEPMNNVVNAYNGEIQKDLLNMVTVGNTYYAVPIKAWAKPGIWYNVHDFEKYNLEPPKTLDQLKQDCKIFKENGIQPMASGAADKWPLSDIFEAVLIRVGGPQLHNDLMLHKVKWTDPRVLEAFKILRDLIKEGCYGNPQTAIGEKWEAQVPRLANGQVAMYFMGNWIVLMLEKEGAKPGTDFGLIPFPVINQSAKFAIVAGGDWVVIPKNAPHKEAAMELAKWLAGPQYQGIMVKKKGYLAPNLKVPLSAYDPTDAKVVEWMKEYGIVPDLDDNAPPGFQPIIWNKLFEFWANPDNYKQIAEQLEQYAEQYYKS